The sequence GGCGGTCGTCGTCGTCGTGATCGCCCGGGTGCACGTGCCGGAGACCCGGGACACGTCGAGCGTGCGCGGCTTCGACGTGAGCGGCACCGTGCTCGGCGCGGCCGGGCTCGGCGTGCTCACCTACGGTCTGATCGCCGGCGGGCGGGGCTTCGGTCCGTTCGTGTGGACGCTGGTGGCCGCGGGCGTCGTCCTGCTGGCCGGGTTCCTGCTGGTCGAGCGTCGGTCGCCGCATCCGCTGGTGCCGCTGGACCTGTTCACGAACCGGATGTTCACCGCGATCAACGGCGTCACGTTCCTCGTCTACGCCGCGCTCGGCGTGTTCTTCTTCCTGCTCGTGCTTCAGCTGCAGGTCGTCGCCGGCTTCTCGCCGATCGCCGCCGGCACCGCGCTGCTGCCGGTCACCGCGATCATGCTGACGTTCTCGTCGCGCTCCGGCGCGCTCGCCGACCGGATCGGCGCGCGCATCCCGCTGACGGTGGGGCCGCTGGTGGCCGCGGGTGGCTTACTGCTCGCGACGCGGATCGGGCCGGGGGCGACGTACCTGGGGTCGGTGCTGCCCGCGGTCGTGCTGTTCGGGGCCGGGCTGTCGCTGACCGTGGCGCCGCTGACCGCGACCGTGCTCGGCTCGGCCGAGGCGCGGCACGCGGGAATCGCGTCCGGCGTCAACAACGCGGTCGCGCGGGCGGCGGGGTTGCTGTCGGTGGCGGTGATTCCGGTGGTGGCGGGGCTGAGTGGTCAGGCTTATGCGGATCCGGGGGCGATGTCGGACGGGTTCCGGATGGCGATGATGGTGTGTGCGGCGCTTCTCGTCGTGGGTGGGGTTTTGTCGTTCACGACTATTCGGGCGGGGGCGCCGGTGGGCGCTGGGCCGGCCGCAGCCGGCTCGGTCGGTGCGGATGCCGGCGCGCCGACCGGCGCGCCCGGTGCGCCGGCCGCGGGCGCGGCCGTGCCGGGTGGGGCGGTGCCTGGTGGAGCTGTTCCGGGGGCGGCTGTCGCTGGTGGGGGCGTTCCGGGGGCGCTTTCGGACGGGGACGGGCCGGGTGCGGGCGTTGGGGTGCCGGGGGACGGGGTTCTGACTGGCGCGGGCGAGGCTCCGGCGGCGGTGCCGGTGGGTTCGGGGGCGCCGGTGGGCGGCGCGCCGGTGGGCGGCGCGCCGGTGGGGGCGGCGAAGCCGGCGGCCGAGCCGGCGAAGTTCGATCTGGCGCAGTGCCTGCATTGCGGGGTGACGGGGCCTCAGCTCTACCCGGACACGCCCTTCGAAGCCCCTGCTTCGCGGGGCTGACCGACGGGGGTCGCGAGGCCCCGCAGCGCCGTTCGGCGCGAGCACCGAGGGCGTGCGAGCTGCGGAATGGCGCGGTGGAAGTACGTCCGAGACGGCCGGGGTCGGCCCCGGGCGGCGGGGCGCGGGTCAAGGCGCAGGAGCGAGGTTTTCGCGGCGGACCGGTCCTCGGCACTGCGTCCGCGTCGGGCCGGCTGTCGCTGGCCCGGACACGGCGGCCCGTTGCGGCGGGCCACCCTCGGCGCGCCCCCTCGGCGAGCCATCCGGCACAGGCCACGCCCAGCGGCCCATCCGTGACGAGCCACCCTCCGGAACGGCCTAACCGCAGAGGCCGAGCCCCAACAGGCCGGCCCCCAGCAGGCCGAACCCCGGCAAACCGGCCCTCGGCGGGTCAGCGCTTGCGGCGGTCTCCTCGGTCGTCGGAGTCGCCGCCCACCAAGCCGGCCCGGCGCAGCGCGTCGGCCAGGGCACCCTCAGGCTCAGGCCGGCCGCCCCGCTGCCGCTGGCCGCCACCTCCCTGCCCACGCCCGCCACCCGCACCACCACGATGCGCGCCGTCCCGGCCACTCCCGCCGTGCGAGCCCCCACCCTGCGAGCCCCCACCGCGCGACCCGCTCCCCCCGCGCCCCGGGCCACCCGGCGCCCCGCCCCCGGACCCGTCCCGCCCACGCTGGCCGCCGTCACGCCCACCGTCACGGCCGCCGTCACGCCCACCGTCGCGGCCGCCGTCACGGCCGCCCTCACGGCCCCGGCCTCCGCCGGACGCCCGGCTCCCGCCCGGGCCGGCCTCGTCCTCCAGGCGCAACGTCAACGAGATCCGCTTCCGCGGCACATCGACGTCCAGAACCTTCACCCGCACGATGTCGCCCGGCTTCACGACATCCCGCGGGTCCTTCACGAACGTCTTCGACATCGCCGAGACGTGCACGAGACCGTCCTGGTGCACGCCCACGTCGACGAACGCTCCGAACGCGGCCACGTTCGTCACGACGCCCTCCAGCACGAGGCCGGGGGTCAGGTCCGACAGCGTCTCGACGCCCTCGGTGAACGTCGCGGTCTTGAACTCGGGGCGTGGGTCGCGGCCGGGCTTCTCGAGCTCGGTGAGGATGTCGGTGACGGTCGGCAACCCGAATCGGTCGTCGACGAAGTCGGTCGGCTTCAGCGCCCGCAGCGCCGCGGTGTTGCCGAGCAGGCTCCGCACGTCGCTGCCGGCCGACGACACGATCCGCCGCACGACCGGGTACGCCTCCGGGTGCACCGACGTCGTGTCCAGCGGGTCGTCACCGCCCGGGATGCGTAGGAAACCGGCGCACTGCTCGAATGCTTTCGGGCCCAGCCGCGGCACCCCGGCCAGCGCCGCCCGCGAGCGGAACGGCCCGTTCGCGTCCCGGTGCACGACGATGTTCTCGGCCAGGCCGGTGCTGATGCCCGACACCCGGGCCAGCAGCGGCACCGACGCGGTGTTCAGGTCGACGCCGACCGCGTTCACACAGTCTTCGACGACCGCGTCGAGCGAGCGGGACAGCTTCAGCTCGGACAGATCGTGCTGGTACTGGCCGACCCCGATCGACTTCGGGTCGATCTTCACCAGCTCGGCCAGCGGGTCCTGCAGGCGCCGGGCGATCGACACCGCGCCGCGCAGCGAGACGTCGAGACCGGGCAGCTCCTGCGACGCGTACGCCGACGCCGAGTAGACCGACGCACCGGCCTCGGACACGACGATCTTCGTGAGCTTCAGCTCGGGGTGCTTGGCGATGAGCTCGGCGGCCAGCTTGTCGGTCTCCCGGGACGCCGTCCCGTTTCCGATCGCGATCAGCTCGACGTTCTGGGCCGCGCACAACCGGGCCAGCGTCGCGATCGACTCGTCCCAGCGGCGGCGGGGCTCGTGCGGGTAGATCGTGTCGGTCGCGGTCACCTTGCCGGTGCCGTCGACGACCGCGACCTTCACACCGGTGCGCAGGCCCGGGTCGAGCCCCATCGTGGCGCGCGTACCGGCCGGCGCGGCCAGCAGCAGGTCACGCAGGTTGCCGGCGAACACCGCGACCGCGTCGTCCTCGGCCGACTGGCGCAGCCGGAGCCGCAGGTCGATGCCGAGCCGGACCACGATCCGGGTCCGCCAGGCCCAGCGCACCGAGTCGAGCAGCCACCGGTCGGCCGGACGCCCGGCATCCCGGATCCCGAACTTCGCCGCGATCCGGATCTCGTAGTCAGTGGCGCCTGCGGGCTCAGCATCGTCGGACGCGAAATCGAGGTCGAGAACTTCCTCCTTCTCCCCCCGGAACAGCGCGAGGATGCGGTGCGAGGGCAGCCGCGAGTACGGCTCGGAGAACGCGAAGTAGTCCGAGAACTTGGCCCCGGCCTCCTCCCGCCCCTCCCGGACCCGCGAAGCGACGTGACCGCGCTCCCACATCCGCTCGCGCAGCTCGCCGATCAGGTCGGCGTCTTCACCGAACCGCTCGACGAGGATCGCGCGGGCGCCGTCCAGCGCCGCCGCCGCATCGGGGACGTTCTTCTCCGCGTCGACGTACTGCGCGGCCAGCGTCTGCGGGTCATGGGCCGGGTCGGACAGCAGCGCGTCGGCCAACGGCTCCAGCCCGGCCTCGCGGGCCACCATCGCCTTCGTACGCCGCTTGGGCTTGAACGGCGCGTAGATGTCTTCCAGCCGCGCCTTCGAGTCGGCCGCGTTGATGCGACCGGCCAGCGCGTCGTCGAGTTTGCCCTGGCTGCGGATCGACTCGAGGACCGCCGCCCGGCGCTCCTCGAGCTCGCGCAGGTAGCCGAGACGCTCCTCGAGCGTGCGGAGCTGGGCGTCGTCGAGCGCGCCGGTCTGCTCCTTGCGGTACCGGGCGATGAACGGCACCGTCGAGCCGCCGTCGAGAAGGGTGACCGCGGCATCGACCTGCCGCTCCTGGACGCCGAGTTCGTCGGCGATGCGCCGACCGATCGACGCCACCCCCGGCGCTCCGACACCGGCCGCCACCGATTCTGTTGCCACGCAGCTCACCAATCCGTCTTCGGCCGGGTCTCTCCCGGCCCCGTTCGTGCTCCGGGAAACCGTAGCGTCCGCGCGACGACGGCGGCGCGCGTCGTCCACAGGTTCGAGCAATTCAACGTGTCGTTGACAACGGGTAGTTTAAAATCGGAACCATGCAGAAGCCCAACCCCAGCCGGGCTCGCGCCGAGCGCACCTACACCGCCCTGTTCCGGCTGGCCGAGCGGCACGGCGGCGACGCCGAGGCCCGCGCGCGCCAGGTCAACCCGGCGATGCTCGGCCCGCACGAGGCTGTCCGCCTGGCCGCGTTCCTGGCCGGAGGGTCGGCCGGCTACCGCGACGGCGAGCCCGAGGTCGACGCCGACGACCTCACGGCGGCCCTCACGCTGGTGCCGCTGGTCCGGGCCGAACTCGACGAGTTGGAGCTCAGCCTGCTCCTGCTGGCCCGCGGCCGGGGCATGACGTGGGCCGACATCGCGTTCGGGCTCGGCCTCGGCAGCGCCCAGGCCGCGTCCCAGCGCCACGACCGGCTGGCGAGCCGCACCGAGTAAACGGTACACAACCGGGCATACACCGCGCATGCGAACGCTCGCCGCGCTGATCATCGTCGGGTTGCTGGCCACGACCCCGACCCAGCCCAACGCCCAGGATCGACTGTTCCTGCGCACCGCCCACCAGGGCAACCTCGCCGAGATCAGCGCGGCCCGCATCGCCCAGCAGCGCGCCGGCACGTCCACCGTCCGCGACCTCGCCGCCCGCTGGATCGACGACCACACCTTCGCCGACCAGGCCCTCACCCAGGCCGCGATCGCCCTCGACGTCGTCCTGCCGGCCACCCCGACGCCCGAACAGGAAGCCCTCGCCGAGCGCTACCGCACGGCCACCGCCGACGAGTTCGACCGGCTCTGGGTGTCGACCCAGGTCACCGAACACCAGCGGGCCACCTCGCTGGCCACCGCCGAGCTCACCGCCGGGGCGTCGGAAACCGTGAAAGCGCTGGCCCGGGCGGCCCGGCCGATGGTCAGCGACCACCTCCGGCGGCTGGCCGACGCCGAACCGGCGGTCGGCGCGGCCGTCCCGGCCGAGCCGGACGTCCCCCGCCCCGGGTCGGTCCCGGCGGTCAGCACCGCCCCGTCGCCCGGATGGCGGGTCGAGGAGCCCGCCGGCGGCACCCCCGGTTGGACGCAACCGCGCCCGTCCGCGACCGGCATCCCCGTCCCCGGCGGCCCCTGGCCATCGGTCACCCCGGCCCCCTGACCTCAGGGGCGTCCGGGCCGTAGCGGAGGCTGGACGGGTGACCTCCAGCGTGCGCGCCCGCGCACGGGCCGCTTTCCGCGGCACCCGCGCCCTCCGGATCCCGGCGTTCCGGATCCTGTTCGGCGCCCAGGTCGTCTCGTTCATCGGCACCTGGTCCCAGAACCTCGCGACGTCCCTCCTCGTCCTGCACCTGACCGGCAGCGCGGCCGCGCTCGGCCTCGTCACCGCCGTGCAGTTCGGGCCGACGCTGATCCTGTCGCCGTTCACCGGCCGCGTCCTCGACCGGGTCGACGTCCGCCGGTTACTGATCGGCACCTCGACGCTGAGCGCCACCACCGCGCTGGTCCTGGCCGTGCTCGCGGCGACCGGGCACGCGCCGGTGTGGTCGCTCGGAGTCGCCACCGGGCTGTTCGGGGTCGCCCAGGCGTTCGACCGCCCGGGGATCTACACGCTGCTCCCCCGGTTCATCGACGCCGATCACCGCTCCAGCGCGATCAGCCTGATCACGACGAGCGGCGCGGCCGCGCGCCTGGCCGGTCCGGCGCTGGCCGGCCTGATCTACGCCACGCTCGGCCCGGCCGCCTGCTTCGCCGCCAACGGCGCGTCGTACCTGGTCGTCGTCATCGCGCTCCTTTTTCTCCGACGGGGTGAGAGTGCCGACCGGCCGACCACGATCCGCCGAGCGGAGACGTTCGGCCTGCGATACGCCTGGCACCACCCCGATCTGCGGGACGCCCTGCTGGCCAACGTCGCGATCGGCGGTCTCACGTTCAACTTCGCGGTGATGCTCGCGGCCATGGTCACGTTCACCTACCGCGGCGGCTCGAACTACGTCGGACTGGCCTATTCGACGGACGCGGTCGGCGCCGTACTCGGCGGACTCGTCGCGGTGGGGGCGCGCCTGAACCGGCGCCGGCTGGCGCTGGCCGCCGGCGCACTCGGGGTAACGGTCGCCGCGGCCGGCGTGGCCCCGAACCTGGCCGTCTTCTTCGTGATCCTCCCGGTCATGGGCATCGCGATCACCTGGTACCAGTCGACGGTCACCGCGCTCGTCCAGCAGGTCGCCGAACCGGCGATGCTCGGCCGGATGATGTCGCTGCTCACGCTGGGCTGGTTCGGCACGACGCCGTTCGGCGCGCTGCTGATCGGCTGGGTGGCCGACGCGTTCTCGGCCCGGGCCGCGATGACGGTCGCCGGCGGCACGGCCCTGGGCTGCGCGCTGCTTCTCCTCCTTCCGCGAATCCTCCTTCCGCGAAAACGGCGAGGCCCGGCGCCGGACCCGCCCCCGCGTGCGGTAAGCAGGACACCGAGCCGAGAGGAAGGGCTGACGTGAGCCGTTACGTCATCATCGGCGCCGGCGCGATCGGCGCACCGGTCGCCGCCCAGCTGCGCTCGACCGGCGTGGGCGTCGTCCTGGTCGCCCGCGGTGCCCACCGCACCGCGATCGCCACCGACGGCCTGCGCTACGTCCGCCCGGAGGGCGAGCGGCGCATCAAGCTGCCGGTCGCCGGGTCCGCGGCCGAGGTCGACCTGACCGTCGGCGACGTCCTGGTGCTGGCCACCAAGACCCAGGACACCGAGGCCGTGCTGGCCGAGTGGTCGTGGCGCCCGGTCACCGGCGGTACCACCGCGGCCGAGTCGCTGCCGCTGATCAGCCTGCAGAACGGCCTGGACAACGAGCGCGTCGCGCTGCGCCGCTTCGCCCGCACGTCCGGCGCGGCCGTCCAGATGCCGAGCAGCTACCTGCGCCCGGGCGAGGTCGTCGCGCCCGGCGATCCGGTCGTCGGCGCGTTCTACCTGGGCGGTTACCCGGGCGGTCTCGACCCGGACGCCGAGGTCTGGGCCACCGACCTGCGCCGTTCCGGCTTCGCCGTCCGGCTGGTCGACGACCTCCCGCGATGGAAGGCCGGCAAGCTGATCAACAACGTCGTCAACCCGGTCGACGCGCTCTACGCCGGCCACGAGCGCTTCGACGACCTGGCCGAGGCGCTCCAGGCCGAGGCCCGCCGGGTGGTCGAGAAGGCCGGTTTCGACCCGGCCGACCTCTCGGCCGACCCC comes from Cryptosporangium phraense and encodes:
- a CDS encoding Tex family protein; amino-acid sequence: MSCVATESVAAGVGAPGVASIGRRIADELGVQERQVDAAVTLLDGGSTVPFIARYRKEQTGALDDAQLRTLEERLGYLRELEERRAAVLESIRSQGKLDDALAGRINAADSKARLEDIYAPFKPKRRTKAMVAREAGLEPLADALLSDPAHDPQTLAAQYVDAEKNVPDAAAALDGARAILVERFGEDADLIGELRERMWERGHVASRVREGREEAGAKFSDYFAFSEPYSRLPSHRILALFRGEKEEVLDLDFASDDAEPAGATDYEIRIAAKFGIRDAGRPADRWLLDSVRWAWRTRIVVRLGIDLRLRLRQSAEDDAVAVFAGNLRDLLLAAPAGTRATMGLDPGLRTGVKVAVVDGTGKVTATDTIYPHEPRRRWDESIATLARLCAAQNVELIAIGNGTASRETDKLAAELIAKHPELKLTKIVVSEAGASVYSASAYASQELPGLDVSLRGAVSIARRLQDPLAELVKIDPKSIGVGQYQHDLSELKLSRSLDAVVEDCVNAVGVDLNTASVPLLARVSGISTGLAENIVVHRDANGPFRSRAALAGVPRLGPKAFEQCAGFLRIPGGDDPLDTTSVHPEAYPVVRRIVSSAGSDVRSLLGNTAALRALKPTDFVDDRFGLPTVTDILTELEKPGRDPRPEFKTATFTEGVETLSDLTPGLVLEGVVTNVAAFGAFVDVGVHQDGLVHVSAMSKTFVKDPRDVVKPGDIVRVKVLDVDVPRKRISLTLRLEDEAGPGGSRASGGGRGREGGRDGGRDGGRDGGRDGGRDGGQRGRDGSGGGAPGGPGRGGSGSRGGGSQGGGSHGGSGRDGAHRGGAGGGRGQGGGGQRQRGGRPEPEGALADALRRAGLVGGDSDDRGDRRKR
- a CDS encoding DNA-binding protein; this translates as MQKPNPSRARAERTYTALFRLAERHGGDAEARARQVNPAMLGPHEAVRLAAFLAGGSAGYRDGEPEVDADDLTAALTLVPLVRAELDELELSLLLLARGRGMTWADIAFGLGLGSAQAASQRHDRLASRTE
- a CDS encoding DUF4142 domain-containing protein, yielding MRTLAALIIVGLLATTPTQPNAQDRLFLRTAHQGNLAEISAARIAQQRAGTSTVRDLAARWIDDHTFADQALTQAAIALDVVLPATPTPEQEALAERYRTATADEFDRLWVSTQVTEHQRATSLATAELTAGASETVKALARAARPMVSDHLRRLADAEPAVGAAVPAEPDVPRPGSVPAVSTAPSPGWRVEEPAGGTPGWTQPRPSATGIPVPGGPWPSVTPAP
- a CDS encoding MFS transporter, whose amino-acid sequence is MTSSVRARARAAFRGTRALRIPAFRILFGAQVVSFIGTWSQNLATSLLVLHLTGSAAALGLVTAVQFGPTLILSPFTGRVLDRVDVRRLLIGTSTLSATTALVLAVLAATGHAPVWSLGVATGLFGVAQAFDRPGIYTLLPRFIDADHRSSAISLITTSGAAARLAGPALAGLIYATLGPAACFAANGASYLVVVIALLFLRRGESADRPTTIRRAETFGLRYAWHHPDLRDALLANVAIGGLTFNFAVMLAAMVTFTYRGGSNYVGLAYSTDAVGAVLGGLVAVGARLNRRRLALAAGALGVTVAAAGVAPNLAVFFVILPVMGIAITWYQSTVTALVQQVAEPAMLGRMMSLLTLGWFGTTPFGALLIGWVADAFSARAAMTVAGGTALGCALLLLLPRILLPRKRRGPAPDPPPRAVSRTPSREEGLT
- a CDS encoding ketopantoate reductase family protein, which produces MSRYVIIGAGAIGAPVAAQLRSTGVGVVLVARGAHRTAIATDGLRYVRPEGERRIKLPVAGSAAEVDLTVGDVLVLATKTQDTEAVLAEWSWRPVTGGTTAAESLPLISLQNGLDNERVALRRFARTSGAAVQMPSSYLRPGEVVAPGDPVVGAFYLGGYPGGLDPDAEVWATDLRRSGFAVRLVDDLPRWKAGKLINNVVNPVDALYAGHERFDDLAEALQAEARRVVEKAGFDPADLSADPDMRVGLSADLMDRYGGSSTRQSLGKGAGATEADFLNGEIVLLGRLHGVPTPLNAAMQAAVARAARDGVPPGGGDPALPDALLGTTEGTGR